A stretch of DNA from Capsicum annuum cultivar UCD-10X-F1 unplaced genomic scaffold, UCD10Xv1.1 ctg77524, whole genome shotgun sequence:
TTAATGACTGACTGTTGTTGTAACCAGCAATTGAATGTCCATATCCATGACCAGCTCTGCCTTGGCCATTATGAAATGGTTGATTTGGTATTCCCCTTTTCTTGTTCCTCCAATCACTTGGATATCCATGGAACTTGTAGCAGTTTTCCCTTGTATGCCCAGTAAAATTGTAGTAATCACACCTTTTACCTTTATAGCCTTGTCCTCCAAAACTTATTGATGCTTGATTCCTACTTCCATTCCAACCTCTGCATTTTTTCTGTGTAATTGCATAGCAATAGGTTCAGTCTTATCACCAATAGTTGTAGCACAAGCAAGCTATTGAATTTCATCCTCACTGATCATTGCATATGCTTGATTAAGTGCAGGTGTTATTCCTTTCATCAATATTTGTCTTTTTGCCTATCATATGCATCATTTAACCCACTCAAGAACTGTATTAGCCTTAACTGATACAAATATTCTGCATACTCCTTCGACTTAGGACAATTACATGATGGAGTTGGTATGACTGCATCATGTTTACTCCATAAGTTCTTCAGTTTAGTAAAGTAAGTTGAAACTGAATCAGTACCTTGGTGAAGATTATTGATTTCCCTGTGTAATTGGTATAGTCTCATGTGATTTACCTTGTCAAATCTCTCCTTAAGATCCACCCATACTTCATGAGCATTTGTTGCATATACAATACCACTGAATAATTCTGCACTTACTGAACTCATTAGCCATGGGAGTACTACTGCATTACATGTCTCCCATTGATCATGTAACTCCTCTCTATATATTTCCTTGCTACAAGTACCAGTTACAAATCTATATTTCCTCTTTCCCAATAGGGCAATCTTCATAGATCTACACCAAATTCCATAGTTCTCTGAACCAGTTAATTTGATGGGAATCAGTGCAGCTCCTGCTATATCTGATGCTCCCAGAAACAGAGGATCACTAGAATCAATTTTAGGTGCCATAACCAATTTATAGATTACAACTAATCTTGGATCAAAAACAACACAGTAAACTCGAAATCTATGTCCTGCAACTATAGATCTATGGCTCACAAATAGAGATCTAAGTTCTTCTGACCTCACTAACACACAAACAAAAACTCAGGCAAAACTTACTGTATTGCAGATACATTTATACTCGATAGCTTGTTTCTTGAGTCCCATAATCgcgggctctgataccatgttaaaacaCCTCTTAGCATTCGTACATTGCTGCCATTACAGCTGAGCTTGAGCTCAACAAAGGGATAAGAGAAGGGAACAAGTTACTGGGAATACAGTTTTAGAGTAAAAGTTAGTCAATACAATGTATGATCACCTCCTATTTATTGACTCACATGATCAACACATGGTCTTCTAGAAGTTTCCTAACAACCTCCTTACTACTTGATTGGGCCACTAATCAACTTGACAGCTAGCTAACTGATTCGACTAACTAATCACCTAATACACTAGCTAACAAATCAATGGAACAGTACCAACTAACTGATTAGTAGTTATTTACATAATGTATTCTCATGAGTTTTAACAAAACTAAAGTACCAAAACtgctcaaaaatatatttaaggagCCATTTTGAACTACCCTCAAATATAAGGGatattcttgttattttttctcACATTTTAAGTACGGTTTTAACCAAATTTGTCAAAGTTATTTTGTGAAAGAATATGGAGCAAAGCTAAATAACTTTTGTGTACAACTTGACTTGTGGAATTGAGAAAGAGTGTGACCCTGATGAATACTATATACTTACATGAATCAGAGATACGAACATCCACGGGGTTGTTTCCGAGGTCTTCTTTTTCTTGTTGAATTCGTCCTGCAGATTCCCCAAGTTCGGGAAGACAACTTGTTAACTCAATCAGTTGTAGTGTGTGGATTTCTGCAAACTCAATGGGTATCTCTTTCAAATTATGGCAGTTTTTAAGCACAAGGCGCTCAAGGACAGGAAAATTGTCATTTGTGGCTTTCCAGTACTTGAGAAAACTATATTCAATTAACAAAAGCTTCAATCGAGTAAATGCCCTGACATTTGGATACCATTTTTTTCCAACACAAGTACCATCCATCAGCTTCAGCACCTCGAGGTTAGGCAATTCAGCTATGATGTCCAAGTACAACCAACTTAGCAACGTTCTTTCCAACTTCAGCTTCTTGAGCGTTGCTGGAAAAGCTTTTGCACTTGCTGGAAAAAATCcactaaaataatatttaagaCTCAATGTTTCAAGTTGCTGCAGATGGACAAGACTGTTGCGAAGCCCATCAGAGTCAATCCCATATGCACAGATTCCTAATTCTTTGACATTCTGAATCCCCATAATAACCTCCTTCGTGCAACAACGTGGAGACAAGTAAGAAATAGTTTGTATGTTTGAAATATTCAAAGGCCTTCCTTTGTCAACAGATCCACTCGGGCAATCTGGCAAATAAAATATGGGCAGTTTGAGATGCTTAATTGCATTAGTCCCCAAATTTCCTCAGGAAAAGTTATTTTAACTGGTCCATCAAATCTGGGCACTTGAACAATGAATGTCTGCAGATTCCATAACCTACAAATTTCTGGAGGTATGTCTAAATTCTCACGGCAGAGCAATGATAGGAACCTCAACCAGATGAGGCTTAGTATCTGTAGAGGGAAATTATCAATCTCTCTGTGTCTCAACTCCAAGACTTTGAGTAATTTGAAATGAATAAGCTTTGATTGGAGAATAAACAATGACTCCATAAgttgaaaagagaaaatagaacgGGTTCGTTTCAAAAGATCGTTGTTGTCATGATCTCTNNNNNNNNNNNNNNNNNNNNNNNNNNNNNNNNNNNNNNNNNNNNNNNNNNNNNNNNNNNNNNNNNNNNNNNNNNNNNNNNNNNNNNNNNNNNNNNNNNNNNNNNNNNNNNNNNNNNNNNNNNNNNNNNNNNNNNNNNNNNNNNNNNNNNNNNNNNNNNNNNNNNNNNNNNNNNNNNNNNNNNNNNNNNNNNNNNNNNNNNNNNNNNNNNNNNNNNNNNNNNNNNNNNNNNNNNNNNNNNNNNNNNNNNNNNNNNNNNNNNNNNNNNNNNNNNNNNNNNNNNNNNNNNNNNNNNNNNNNNNNNNNNNNNNNNNNNNNNNNNNNNNNNNNNNNNNNNNNNNNNNNNNNNNNNNNNNNNNNNNNNNNNNNNNNNNNNNNNNNNNNNNNNNNNNNNNNNNNNNNNNNNNNNNNNNNNNNNNNNNNNNNNNNNNNNNNNNNNNNNNNNNNNNNNNNNNNNNNNNNNNNNNNNNNNNNNNNNNNNNNNNNNNNNNNNNNNNNNNNNNNNNNNNNNNNNNNNNNNNNNNNNNNNNNNNNNNNNNNNNNNNNNNNNNNNNNNNNNNNNNNNNNNNNNNNNNNNNNNNNNNNNNNNNNNNNNNNNNNNNNNNNNNNNNNNNNNNNNNNNNNNNNNNNNNNNNNNNNNNNNNNNNNNNNNNNNNNNNNNNNNNNNNNNNNNNNNNNNNNNNNNNNNNNNNNNNNNNNNNNNNNNNNNNNNNNNNNNNNNNNNNNNNNNNNNNNNNNNNNNNNNNNNNNNNNNNNNNNNNNNNNNNNNNNNNNNNNNNNNNNNNNNNNNNNNNNNNNNNNNNNNNNNNNNNNNNNNNNNNNNNNNNNNNNNNNNNNNNNNNNNNNNNNNNNNNNNNNNNNNNNNNNNNNNNNNNNNNNNNNNNNNNNNNNNNNNNNNNNNNNNNNNNNNNNNNNNNNNNNNNNNNNNNNNNNNNNNNNNNNNNNNNNNNNNNNNNNNNNNNNNNNNNNNNNNNNNNNNNNNNNNNNNNNNNNNNNNNNNNNNNNNNNNNNNNNNNNNNNNNNNNNNNNNNNNNNNNNNNNNNNNNNNNNNNNNNNNNNNNNNNNNNNNNNNNNNNNNNNNNNNNNNNNNNNNNNNNNNNNNNNNNNNNNNNNNNNNNNNNNNNNNNNNNNNNNNNNNNNNNNNNNNNNNNNNNNNNNNNNNNNNNNNNNNNNNNNNNNNNNNNNNNNNNNNNNNNNNNNNNNNNNNNNNNNNNNNNNNNNNNNNNNNNNNNNNNNNNNNNNNNNNNNNNNNNNNNNNNNNNNNNNNNNNNNNNNNNNNNNNNNNNNNNNNNNNNNNNNNNNNNNNNNNNNNNNNNNNNNNNNNNNNNNNNNNNNNNNNNNNNNNNNNNNNNNNNNNNNNNNNNNNNNNNNNNNNNNNNNNNNNNNNNNNNNNNNNNNNNNNNNNNNNNNNNNNNNNNNNNNNNNNNNNNNNNNNNNNNNNNNNNNNNNNNNNNNNNNNNNNNNNNNNNNNNNNNNNNNNNNNNNNNNNNNNNNNNNNNNNNNNNNNNNNNNNNNNNNNNNNNNNNNNNNNNNNNNNNNNNNNNNNNNNNNNNNNNNNNNNNNNNNNNNNNNNNNNNNNNNNNNNNNNNNNNNNNNNNNNNNNNNNNNNNNNNNNNNNNNNNNNNNNNNNNNNNNNNNNNNNNNNNNNNNNNNNNNNNNNNNNNNNNNNNNNNNNNNNNNNNNNNNNNNNNNNNNNNNNNNNNNNNNNNNNNNNNNNNNNNNNNNNNNNNNNNNNNNNNNNNNNNNNNNNNNNNNNNNNNNNNNNNNNNNNNNNNNNNNNNNNNNNNNNNNNNNNNNNNNNNNNNNNNNNNNNNNNNNNNNNNNNNNNNNNNNNNNNNNNNNNNNNNNNNNNNNNNNNNNNNNNNNNNNNNNNNNNNNNNNNNNNNNNNNNNNNNNNNNNNNNNNNNNNNNNNNNNNNNNNNNNNNNNNNNNNNNNNNNNNNNNNNNNNNNNNNNNNNNNNNNNNNNNNNNNNNNNNNNNNNNNNNNNNNNNNNNNNNNNNNNNNNNNNNNNNNNNNNNNNNNNNNNNNNNNNNNNNNNNNNNNNNNNNNNNNNNNNNNNNNNNNNNNNNNNNNNNNNNNNNNNNNNNNNNNNNNNNNNNNNNNNNNNNNNNNNNNNNNNNNNNNNNNNNNNNNNNNNNNNNNNNNNNNNNNNNNNNNNNNNNNNNNNNNNNNNNNNNNNNNNNNNNNNNNNNNNNNNNNNNNNNNNNNNNNNNNNNNNNNNNNNNNNNNNNNNNNNNNNNNNNNNNNNNNNNNNNNNNNNNNNNNNNNNNNNNNNNNNNNNNNNNNNNNNNNNNNNNNNNNNNNNNNNNNNNNNNNNNNNNNNNNNNNNNNNNNNNNNNNNNNNNNNNNNNNNNNNNNNNNNNNNNNNNNNNNNNNNNNNNNNNNNNNNNNNNNNNNNNNNNNNNNNNNNNNNNNNNNNNNNNNNNNNNNNNNNNNNNNNNNNNNNNNNNNNNNNNNNNNNNNNNNNNNNNNNNNNNNNNNNNNNNNNNNNNNNNNNNNNNNNNNNNNNNNNNNNNNNNNNNNNNNNNNNNNNNNNNNNNNNNNNNNNNNNNNNNNNNNNNNNNNNNNNNNNNNNNNNNNNNNNNNNNNNNNNNNNNNNNNNNNNNNNNNNNNNNNNNNNNNNNNNNNNNNNNNNNNNNNNNNNNNNNNNNNNNNNNNNNNNNNNNNNNNNNNNNNNNNNNNNNNNNNNNNNNNNNNNNNNNNNNNNNNNNNNNNNNNNNNNNNNNNNNNNNNNNNNNNNNNNNNNNNNNNNNNNNNNNNNNNNNNNNNNNNNNNNNNNNNNNNNNNNNNNNNNNNNNNNNNNNNNNNNNNNNNNNNNNNNNNNNNNNNNNNNNNNNNNNNNNNNNNNNNNNNNNNNNNNNNNNNNNNNNNNNNNNNNNNNNNNNNNNNNNNNNNNNNNNNNNNNNNNNNNNNNNNNNNNNNNNNNNNNNNNNNNNNNNNNNNNNNNNNNNNNNNNNNNNNNNNNNNNNNNNNNNNNNNNNNNNNNNNNNNNNNNNNNNNNGTGCCAAGCACATATGCCATAGCCTGGTTGCTTCTGCCTCTTTGTCAGCACTGGATGTTATTGTTGCTGTCCCAATAATTGTACTGCCATGATAATGGTACAAATTATTGTTCTTTCGATTAGCCTTTATTACCACTAGTGCACCGAAGTATATCTTCATCAATCCATTTCCTGTAACAATTTTGAGCATTTTTGAATCAAGGGTTCCCACATAAATGAGATTCTTCTTCAAATCCGATACATATCAAACATCTGTTAATGTTCTGATCACTCCATCATGGTTCCTCAAACGTATTGAACCAATTCCATATGCGGTAACAGGACTATTGTCTGCTGTGTGGATAACTCCAAATTCTCCTTCTTCAAAATCAACGAACCAGTCCCGATTGGGACACATATGATGGCTATAAGCCGAGTCAATCAGCCATACATCTGATGGTTTTGATGACTTTGCTGTAACCAATGAGAAATCTGAGTCGTCATAATCAGCTATATTTGAATCCATTACCGCCTTCCCTTTGTTAGGTTTGGTCTTATTCTTCAATTTTGGACAGTCCTTCTTCCAGTGCCCTTTTTCTCGACAAAAGACACATTCATCTTTGCTAGGTCTGGACTTTGACTTGGATCTTTCCTTCTTTGTTCTCGTTTGATCTTGAGAATGTCCTCTCGTTActagtgcttcttcttcttcgctcttctgtttctctttctttttttgttcatAGCTGTTCAAAGCTGAACAAAATTCTTTCAGAGAAACTTCTTCCCTCCCATGAAGTAGAGTAGTTTCAAGATGCTCATACTCATAGGGAAGTGACCCCAACAACATCAACGCTAGATCACCATCAATAAAAGTTACATCCATATTTTGCAAATCTGTAACTAATTTATTGAAATTGGCGATATGATCATTTATTGTGGTACCAGGAACATAGGTgaagtgaaatatttttttcttcagaaAAAGTTTATTctgaatatttttcttcaaaaatttatcCTCCAATGCCCTCCACAATTTACTTGCAGAAGTTTCCTTTGTGAATGGATACTTCTGTTCTCTTCCAAGGAAGGACCGAATGGTACCACAAGCAACACGGTTGACGTATTTCCAATCTGCATCTTCAATATTTTCTGGTTTTTCTTCTTCTAAGGCAAGATCTAATCCTTGTTGAAAAAGGACATCTTCAACCTCGCATCCCCACATCCCAAAGTGTCCTGTTccatcaaaaatttcaactaCAAATTTCccatttgtatgaattcttgacATAAGCGAAGATACCAACGACGTGTTATTGACACCTGACGTGGACACCTTTGTCATGTCTGAGCTGGATACTTCTTGATTTCCCTCCCATTTTGTTCTATAAATACTATTTAATAGCTGGCTCTACACAGACCAAGATAATTCTTTTCTGGTGTGGAAGATCAGACTACGCCGCAACCACCGAGCATACTAAGAAAAAATCTTGACAATACAGACCCAAGAAAATATCCTTTCTAATGTGGAAGATCAGGCTATGCTGCAACCACAGAGCATACTCAGACAAAGTccaggctttgataccaattgttgccGAAACAGACTGGGTAGAGTGCGATTATTGCACAACTACTACTCCAAAATAAAAGccacaaaaaatagtaaaagaggaaaaataaaaagaacactaAATTTACGAGGTTCGATAAAAATGTTTTACCTACGTCCTCAGACACAACTGACCAAATTTTATTCCACTCCAAAGATACAAGTGAAATAttacaaaagagagaaaaatcaaaATGCCTTAAGAAGATAAGAAGGCAATTGTCAAAGTTGTGTTTAAAACTAAAACATTTGGGTTCCTTTTATAGGGAGGAAGGAACCCTCATTTTACTTCACATCCGATGTGGGATATTTCCCACTTTCAACAAAGAAGACCTCGGAAACAACCCCATGGATGTTCGTATCTCCAATCCATGTAAGTATATCTTATTTATCAGGGTCACACTCTGTTTCTCATTTCCACAAGTCAAGTCGTACACAAAGTTATGGCCTCTTAAATATACTTTTGAGCAGTTTTGATACTTTAGTTTAAGCTTGCTAAATGTGAGCATATTTGGTCTAATTGTTACATATACGGGTGGAGAATGGACTGTTCTGGCTTAAGTTGGGAGGGTTAAGATGGGTTGAACGAACAAATGGGCTATTGAGTAGATGTTTGCACTCTTTGTTGTCATTGCACACTAATTTTAAGCTATCGATTATATAAATTCTAGTAAAATGAGGTTTACTTGGATTCAactcttttatgaaataattgaaatatcaaGAAGTATATATTTATCAAGGTTACATGCTGTTTCTCATTTCCACAAGTCACATCATACAGATGTTGATGAAGAATATTCAGATGTTGATGTGgcagaagatgatgataatgaagattctAATGCTGATGCTGCAAAACATGATGATAATTACGATCTTAATTGGTTGGttgatgttcagaataacctGTAATGTAAAGGGAAACAATGGATAACAATTTGATACTGTTATAGACTACTGATGCTAGTTCAGCACACTATGTTTATTCATAAATGTAAATGTATTACATTCTTTGGTTTTATAGAGTCTACGAAGCCTGTTGTGCTATATCCCAtatagaaattaattatttttttaaaaaatacatataatagtcTACGAAGCCTGTTGTGCTATATCCCAtatagaaattaattatttttgtaaaaaatacatataatattgtcaaaaaaaatatataaaaaaaaaaattgaacaatcaTCTTTTTGATATATTATCCCTATGGTCTTTATAGGGCACTTGAGAGATCATGACAACTACCATCTTTTGAAACCAACccattctattttttcttttggttttttaTGATTCAATTTTTATGCTTGAATCAGAGCTTATTcatttcaaattactcaaaagTCTTGGAGTCGAGACACATAGAGATTGATAATTTCCCTCTACAGATACTAAGCCTCTTCTGGTTGATGTAATTGTTAAAGTGTTGATCGATCATTTGTAACTTGTCCAGTGCAAATTTGGGGACTAATGCAATTAAGGTATCTCAAATTGCCCTGATTTTATTTGCCAGATTGCCCAAGTGGATCTGTTGACAAAGGGAGCCACTTGGATTCTTCAAACTTACCAACTATTTCATACTTGTCTCCACGTTGTTGCACGAAGGAGGTTATTATGGGGATTCAGaatgttaaaaaattagaaatccaAAACTTTTTGTTTATcagaaatgataaaaaagaaaCCGTTCCTCTTGTGGGCTGTCGATTGATTAGCATACAGAAAGGGCATTGCTTCCTTTTGTAAgaggcacttgatggctataaatacctgtaTTTTTGAGAATTAGACACAGGTGTGACAACCTTCTTAAAGAGTTCCAGCAACATAGATATATAGTACAAGTCTGTATTTATAATAGATCCAAAAATCATCCTAAGAAAACATTACTAAGTAAGCAAAGCGGAGCCAGGATTTTTAGTCTATGGGTTCTGAACCGTAATTTTTTTTTGGGAGTTAAATATTTTCACACACTAAAGAAGATACAGCTACTGAGTTTTTCCGAATACATTGAATCCCTTCCACGTGAAGGAGTGAACCCGACCACTTCACGCTGAAGGTCATACTGGTCTACGAACCACCTTTCACTTGGATTTGTCCTTCCCGACCTCTCTTAAGCCCATAAACGATCGTTTAGGTAGAATTAAGGCTGTCTCTGTCCCTGTCAGTAAGGACCATTTAGCACCAACATAGCAACTGTAGAATGCTGTGCGACTCGTTTGCCGCTCTGCGACAGTGATTACCAAGAATATTGCCTTAAAAACTCATTTGTTGTATCTCTCTCATGTATTGTTATATCAGTTGAAATTCTAATTCACTTCTTGATTATTTATGTGATGAGCTATAGAAATGGACCTTTGACCTAACTCAGCGCAGAAGCTAGCTGAAGAGGTGAGGATTGCCGGATATCATATAAAGAGGCCGAATGCTCCCTAACCATGATAAATTACTCAAGGGGATATGATCTCTTTCgtattgtaacatatttttgagTTCATAGAATTTTTAGTAATATTACTCAGTTGGGCATTACTAAATTTTTTAGTTCATGAGCTCACAATGCTTAACACGATCGCACACTCATTTTATTTGGTAACGTTATTTATTAAATGAACGGAAATGTGCATTTATATGGTAAttctcttgttttagtttgaaAGCAATTACTGAAATTTCATTTCGGAATATAGCTAGAAGGATTGAAGTTCAAGGATTTCATCATAGTTCTTActgtttgaattttaaatttaccaTTACATTACCATGTTTTAGTATTATTCTCTCGCTTTCTCTATATTTTAAATAAGGGACATCTATTTCTCGACTACTTTGAAATgatttgcgtacactctaccatCTCCAGATCCCACTACGTGTATAAAGCACTATACATTTTTTTCCAAGTGCACCCTTTTTTACAGAGATAAAGGACCATTTATGTTCAACATTAGATTACAGGAACCTAAGTGAACCGACTATGTAAAGTTAAGGGACTGTTTGGGCTGATAAATTTAGCAGATATCATTTCAGCCACTCAAATTTTATCTTGGTTAGGTACTCTTTTATCTTTTGACTCATAATATTGTCATTTCTTCTATCCTTTTCTCAAATATCTCTTGCAGTGATTTTGAAGCTGTCTGATCTGCCATTGAAAGGCTAGTTTCCATTAATTATTCTCTCATTTTATTAAAGTTATAGAGCAAAAACAATACTTCTCTCATTAATGTATAGTTATGTTGCTCGAAATCCTCAAAAATAACGTTGATTACGTGTTGGATCCTTCAAACGTTGAGCATTTTTTTAAGGATCTGACATGGCTGTGGCAACTTTTTTAAAGAGTCGTCCCGGCAACATAGAAAACATTACCTAAGTAAGCAAATCAGAGTTTTGAACCACAATCTTTTTTGCTTACTgggaattaaattatttttacgcGTTAAATGAGCTAAAGCTACTGAGTTTGGGACTGAACTCACTGTCACCATTACTTGATCTTCTTTAGTTTATGTGTGCCTTTTCAGCAAATCTGCGTATCTTGTTATTTGTAATACCATTGATCTCTTGCAACCCTGCAGGTTTCAGGTCATAACAACAAAGGAAAGAAACGAGAATACAGTAGATATGGCTCATGCAAGTGTGGCTTCTCTTATGAGAACAATTGAATCGCTCTTGACATCCAATTCTCCGATAAAATCTCTAATCCCAAACCGAAAACTTTGCGCTCTTCGTGAAAAGGTTAGTTCCCTGGAAGTATTTCTCAAGAACTTTGAGAAAAACAATGTTTTTGGAAAAATGACGGATTTTGAAGTAGAGGTAAAAGAAGTTGCAAATTCTGTTGAATACACAATTCTACTAAAGGTAACAAAAActataatggaaaaaaataaaagcatcataggaatcaCTGGCTCAAGATTTTTCAATGGAATCTCAAATATATGGACATGCCGAAAGTTCCGTAAAAGCCTTCAACAAAAGTTCCGTAAAAGCCTTCAACAATTAGCAAAGGACATTGATCATATCTAGAAAGAGTCAACAAAGATTCAAGATAAAGGAAGACAAGTGTCAAAGGAATCATTGGTTCATGATTTCTCAAGTTCAACAAACAATATTCTGAATGTTAACAATAATATGGTTGGACGTGACGATCAAAATGAACGCTTGTTAGAAGATCTGACGGTAAGTTACTCTGGTGAACCCAAAGTCATCCCGATTGTCGGGATGGGAGGCATAGGTAAAACAACCTTAGCGAAAGAAGCTTACAATCATGAATCAATTCTACGCCGTTTTGATGTTCGTGCCTGGGCTACTGTATCTCAACAGCACAACATAAAGGATATTTTGTTGAGCCTTCTGCAATCGACCATCAAAATAGATGACAAGGTTAAGGAGGAAGGTGAAGCAAAGCTAGCAGACATGCTGcagaaaaatttaaagaaaaagaggTACTTAATTGTCTTGGATGATATCTGGAGTTGTGAAGTGTGGGATAGTGTGAGACGATGCTTTCCAACGGAAGACAATGCAGGGAGTCGAATACTGTTGACTACCCGTAACAACGAAGTAGCTCGCGATGCTGGTACAGAGAATCTTTCTATGCAGATGAACTTCATGGATCAAAATGAGAGTTGGAACCTTTTTAAAAGTGCAGCATTTTCAAATGAAGCATTGTCATCTGAGTTTGAGACTATTGGGAAGAAAATCGAAGATGAATGTCACGGGTTACCACTAACTATTGTCGTGGTTACTGGACTTCTCAAACCTAAAAGGGCAATAAAAGATTGGGGAAGTGTGGCCAAAGATGTCACCTCATTCATCACAAATGATCCTGATGAGCAATGTTCACCTGTGCTTGGGTTGGGTTACAATCACTTGACCAGCAATCTAAAAATATGTCTTCTGCATTTCAGATTTTTTCCAGAAGACAGTGAAATACCAGCGAAGAAACTGATGAGAACGTGGATGGCTGAGGGGTTCCTGCTGTGGGAAAATGATTTGGAAGGAGAGGCTGAGAAGTGTTTGCAAGAGCTTGTCGATAGATGTCTAGTTCTCGTCTGCAAGAAATGTCAAGATGGAACAAAAATTAGATCATGTAAGGTTCATGATCTAATATATGACCTGTGCATTAGAGAAATTCAAAGGGAGAACATTTTTATCATGAACGACATTGtgcttcattactcatattcataTTCAGAATATCGATATCTCAGTATGCAAAAAATGCAGCCCTTTAAACGCATGACTGGTGATAAAATTGATTATTTTCACTATGGTCTTTATAGGGCTCTTCTTACCCCTGTACATCGTCAGTTGGGAGGTCATGACAACAACGATCTTTTGAAACGAACCcattctattttctcttttcatcttaAGGATTCATTTTATTCTCCTGTTCTCAAATCAGAG
This window harbors:
- the LOC107854603 gene encoding LOW QUALITY PROTEIN: putative late blight resistance protein homolog R1A-3 (The sequence of the model RefSeq protein was modified relative to this genomic sequence to represent the inferred CDS: substituted 2 bases at 2 genomic stop codons) is translated as MAHASVASLMRTIESLLTSNSPIKSLIPNRKLCALREKVSSLEVFLKNFEKNNVFGKMTDFEVEVKEVANSVEYTILLKVTKTIMEKNKSIIGITGSRFFNGISNIWTCRKFRKSLQQKFRKSLQQLAKDIDHIXKESTKIQDKGRQVSKESLVHDFSSSTNNILNVNNNMVGRDDQNERLLEDLTVSYSGEPKVIPIVGMGGIGKTTLAKEAYNHESILRRFDVRAWATVSQQHNIKDILLSLLQSTIKIDDKVKEEGEAKLADMLQKNLKKKRYLIVLDDIWSCEVWDSVRRCFPTEDNAGSRILLTTRNNEVARDAGTENLSMQMNFMDQNESWNLFKSAAFSNEALSSEFETIGKKIEDECHGLPLTIVVVTGLLKPKRAIKDWGSVAKDVTSFITNDPDEQCSPVLGLGYNHLTSNLKICLLHFRFFPEDSEIPAKKLMRTWMAEGFLLWENDLEGEAEKCLQELVDRCLVLVCKKCQDGTKIRSCKVHDLIYDLCIREIQRENIFIMNDIVLHYSYSYSEYRYLSMQKMQPFKRMTGDKIDYFHYGLYRALLTPVHRQLGGHDNNDLLKRTHSIFSFHLKDSFYSPVLKSELIHFKLLKVLELRHIEIDNFPLQIVSLIWLRYLSLVCHKNLDIPPEICRLWNLQTIIVQEHPGXTVKITCPEEIWGLMQLRHLKLAAKFYLPNPPSVSADKGSHMGFSNIQTISCLSPGCCTKEVIMGIQNVKELGISNNGHFNNLVHLQQLTLSLMGFSTFCFLPASAKAFPATLKKLKLEGTLLSWSYLDIIAELPKLEVLKLVFNACDGEEWHPNVKGFTRLKVLLIEYNDLKYWKATDDNFPVLERLVLNVCRYLKEIPIEFAEIHTLQLIELTRCLPELGESATRIQKEQEDLGNNPVDVRISNPYDEFDDDEDDDDDYDDDDDDDEENSYVDVAEDNDNEDSDADAAEHDDN